GACATCCTGGTTCAAGAATTTGAGCGTCGAATTGCCTTTAACAAGTTCCAGGTTTGTATGGGTCAACACCATATTATTTGGAGCTTTCTGTCTGGTTTATGTCAATGTACTTTCCGTTTCTTTGcttgtcatttttctttgacCTCTGCCTTTTCATGGATTTCAGATTGCCAGCTTTATAAAAACACACATATTTAGTCGTAGGAGGCCCATTGATGGATGGAAGTACATGATAGAGGTAATTGGACCAAATGCAAGGAAAGGGAAGGGAAGTGTTTCAAGGTTGCCTGCTGTATCAGATGAAGCAACTCAACCTTTCCGTGAGGAGAAGACGGCATTCCCCAGCCCTTATTCTTCCTCTAAGgggagataaattgtattGAAAGTCACATCCAAGTGCTAAGTTCTATTACATAGTGTAATTACTGTGGCAGTTGAGACTGACAATTTAGCTAACGCGAAAGGAAGGGGTTTCTCATTCTGATTTTGTATTACTTCATCAATTTctccattacaagttttttcTTGCCAAGTGAACCTCATTAAACTAGAATACTACATAAACACTTCCAAATGCTGATAACTCTTTCCTCCCCGGTTTTTCTGCCTCGTTGAGTGAATTAGACTTGCTTGTGCATCAGGTGTTCAAGCAATTTTCTACCAATAGACGCATGTAATTGCTAAATTTTAGATCATATTTTCTGCAGATGAGAAGAGCAGCTTCCAATGAGAAGGTGCTGAATATGACCAAATTTGTTCCTTTAGAGAATGAGTCTGTTTTGGAATTTCTGTCCACTCTTATTACGACGTTAAACAAGTATAGTTTAGGTAATAACAAATACACTCTCAGTTgttctttttgtgtgttttaaaGTGCTAGAATCACTTCATTGGTGAACCATTGTGTAGAAATTTGGAAGGAGACGGCATCATGCTTCTTGTAAAAAGAAGACGACACTGTATTCATGAGTACCTGAAAATTTCTTAATCTCCCTGAAGTTTTAGAGCTACATTGGCGATTTCTCACTATAAATGGACGAACGGTAAAAGATTACTACTGCACAAACATGAGAAAACACCAAAATCCAAACATGTAAAGTTCtagcaacaaaagaaaacaactacGAAAAGAATTTACAGTTAGCACCAGAAAGGAAGAACATCCTGAAGAAGTAGCCATCATGAATTTCAACTCTGTCGACAAGGCTGGTTGTTGTCAAGCTAAAGCACAGTTTTGATATTGTATCTCTCACATACCCTCGTCCCGTTTTCAGCCCACCACTTCTCTGCCTGATCCTCTGTGAAATGTTTCCTACTGCACGATGAGACCACAAAAATGCTCAGTCAACCAAACAAAAGTTAAGTAATAATAagcttcctatatttttttgaaaatatcaaCAAGTTCTGTTTTCTTGAGATGCAATAAACTTTTGGAGAGAAAGGAATTGCAAATAATGCTAACCTGAAACGAACTCGTCTCAGTTCATTAACACCATTGGGTAAGCTGACAAGAGTTATGTAGACACCAGGCTCATCTTGTATAACCCGCTCCAATTTCTGTCCTTGAACCGTTGTTCCATTAGATAGTGGCAGAGTACTTGAATTGTCACTAAAATCACTCGTCGGAGAGGCTGCACTTGCCACGCTGCTCCTGTTGGATGGACAACTAATTTCACTTGCCATTTGCTCATTAGCATCCAAGTTGCTGGAGGCAAGCTGTTCCACTGGCACTCTTTCAGCCATCTCCTTCAACTGCCAGAAATGAGGAATTTATATATAGCAACTCCAGTCTATAGATTTATATCCTCTCGTTCTCCAGCATCTTTGTATCAGCTACAATACATAGTACTATGACTTcgaatattaacaaaagaccAACCTGAGCAGTGAGAGACTTGATCACTTCTTTTGCAGCTTTGCTTTTTTCAGCTTCATCTGCTGCCCGTGCATTCATCTCCTTCAGCTGCTTCGATTTTCTTGCCAGTTTAGCTTCAAGAACTTGGGTTTTGCTTGTAAGTTTTTCTACCTAAAAACATATCAATGAAAATGTAAGAAGGAAATGATGTCAACAGTTGGTAATAACTTCTGATTGGGTGTTtgtgtgcagaatatttgtGTTCAGGGACCTACTTTTTAGCTGCACAATGAAGTTGGACAATTACATAAAGTACGTGAACTCTTCCAATTACAATGCTCATGGAACAATAAAATATCTCCTACCAAACAAAAACATGGAAGTTAAGACAATATCCTATGTGGTTTCTTCTGGTTATGCGAGAGACCATGTACAGTCAGATGTTTCATAAGGTGAATGCAGCAATCTGACCCTGCATTATTTTCAGATATCAAATACAGAATAGGGGTAAGCGAAGGGAATAATTCCTccattgaaaatttacattgTTAGGGAACTACAACAGTATACAGTAACGTGTTTTCAGCCGTTAGgccaaaactaaaatttctgTTCCATTGAGATCCATTAACATCATCATGCAATTTTATAACCCAGAActtatgaaaagaaattatatattttgtagaaGCAATGAAGAACTCtgcaaaaattttaacttagaCAGAGTcactgaaaaaaattagagaagtCAGATATCAAAGCAAGTGAGATTTATTGGTTTACCATCTCCATAGAGGTTTACCTGTGCCTTTAAACTTCTGACCTCCAGGCTTAGGCTATCATTACCACCGATCCTCATATCATCTGGGGTTACTTCTGACGTCCGAAGGGTGAGAGATGAAGATGGTGAAGGTGTTGTAGACCTCAGAGAGCTCTTCCCAAGCACTGGAGATGGTGACCGAGAAAACAATCTAGAATCTGGAAGGAAAAACGAAAGAAAATTCTGAGAAGATCCAAATGGGCTAGTTGGTGATTTTGAAGAAATGCTTGGCCTCTGAATATTTCCGTTCTGAAGTGGAAATACACGATTATCATTTGATTCACATTTGACTGCAGAGCTTCTATCCGACTTGAATGACTCAGCAGATGAGAGTCTGGAAGCATTTCCTGGTAAACGAGGAACCCCAGTCTCCTTTTCAGTCGATTCACTGGGCTTATATGGCGAACCTCCAGTTTTAACATTACGAAGAACAGCTGCAGTATCTGCAGCCTTCTGTAATTTGGTGAAACAATCATCGCAAACACGATATGGCTTGTTCGTGCTAGGGGCTAAAGAGGCTTTAAGAGACTTCCTACTGCTACATGCTTTGCAAAAGACAAGTCCGCAGTTATAACAGTTATGACGCTTTCGTATGAAGTTAAAAGGAATATGGCAGCCAGAGCAAGAGGAATTGTCAGCACCAGATATCCATTTGTGGAGACATATAACGGCAGTAAAATTTGAACCACACGTTATGCTCTTCACTTGTTTATCTTTGAAGAATTTGACGAGTGTGGGCATGCTCCGGTCAGCATTGTCACCATGGCCGAGTTGCCCGTTTGCACCCTTACCCCAGGTATAAACTTCTGCTTTCGAtgtcaaaactacaacatgatGTGAACCACAAGCAATCTCTTCCACACAACTGTCTGTTATGTCACCTTTTACACGAGTAGGAAACTTTCCATCTGACACTGAAGCTCCCATGGCGTACACTTGTCCTGAAGAAGTCAGACCAACAGTGAAGTCATTCCCACAGGCTACCCGAGTAAAACTTGTGCCAACCAGAGAAGCGATGCACTGGGGAATGAGTCTGGAATTATTATCGCCATGCCCCAGCCGCCCTTTCTCCCCATCCCCCCATGTGAACAGATTTCCAGCTAAAGTCTGGCTGGATCTTCCAGAATTAGGAGATTCAGAATTAACTTCCACTACTGCTGCAGTGTGCCATGCACCACAAGCAACCCTCAAAATCTGCATTCCCTTTAAAGCTTCCACTTCCCGTGGAATACTGGTATTACTACGACTTCCATGTCCCAGTGCACCAAAAGTTCCA
This region of Sesamum indicum cultivar Zhongzhi No. 13 linkage group LG4, S_indicum_v1.0, whole genome shotgun sequence genomic DNA includes:
- the LOC105159953 gene encoding uncharacterized protein LOC105159953 isoform X1, whose amino-acid sequence is MADLQRPSLVDRDIDQAITALKKGAHLLKYGRRGKPKFCPFRLSSDESTLIWYYGKDEKQLELRQVSKIIPGQRTAIFQRYPRPEKEYQSFSLIYSDRSLDLICKDKDEAEVWFAGLKALIARANYKKVRNEARHESASSDGLFGRRLSTSSSGRRAATSSFSFPQDLGDNQRSDDTSQSRLGKAFADVVSITATPKYPQLTDSFPTFQPAGAVENPNARTSGADTFRMSLSSAVSSSSQGSCNEDFDNLGDVFIWGEGMDHGVMGGGLIRVGRSSNMKVDALLPKALESTVVLDVQNIACGKRHAVLVTKQGEIFSWGEEAGGRLGHGVEADISHPKLIENLSGKNIDMVACGEYHTCAVTLSGDLYTWGDGSLNCGLLGHGSEASHWIPKRVGGPLDGLQVSFVSCGPWHTALLASPGRLFTFGDGTFGALGHGSRSNTSIPREVEALKGMQILRVACGAWHTAAVVEVNSESPNSGRSSQTLAGNLFTWGDGEKGRLGHGDNNSRLIPQCIASLVGTSFTRVACGNDFTVGLTSSGQVYAMGASVSDGKFPTRVKGDITDSCVEEIACGSHHVVVLTSKAEVYTWGKGANGQLGHGDNADRSMPTLVKFFKDKQVKSITCGSNFTAVICLHKWISGADNSSCSGCHIPFNFIRKRHNCYNCGLVFCKACSSRKSLKASLAPSTNKPYRVCDDCFTKLQKAADTAAVLRNVKTGGSPYKPSESTEKETGVPRLPGNASRLSSAESFKSDRSSAVKCESNDNRVFPLQNGNIQRPSISSKSPTSPFGSSQNFLSFFLPDSRLFSRSPSPVLGKSSLRSTTPSPSSSLTLRTSEVTPDDMRIGGNDSLSLEVRSLKAQVEKLTSKTQVLEAKLARKSKQLKEMNARAADEAEKSKAAKEVIKSLTAQLKEMAERVPVEQLASSNLDANEQMASEISCPSNRSSVASAASPTSDFSDNSSTLPLSNGTTVQGQKLERVIQDEPGVYITLVSLPNGVNELRRVRFSRKHFTEDQAEKWWAENGTRVCERYNIKTVL
- the LOC105159953 gene encoding uncharacterized protein LOC105159953 isoform X2, with amino-acid sequence MADLQRPSLVDRDIDQAITALKKGAHLLKYGRRGKPKFCPFRLSSDESTLIWYYGKDEKQLELRQVSKIIPGQRTAIFQRYPRPEKEYQSFSLIYSDRSLDLICKDKDEAEVWFAGLKALIARANYKKVRNEARHESASSDGLFGRRLSTSSSGRRAATSSFSDLGDNQRSDDTSQSRLGKAFADVVSITATPKYPQLTDSFPTFQPAGAVENPNARTSGADTFRMSLSSAVSSSSQGSCNEDFDNLGDVFIWGEGMDHGVMGGGLIRVGRSSNMKVDALLPKALESTVVLDVQNIACGKRHAVLVTKQGEIFSWGEEAGGRLGHGVEADISHPKLIENLSGKNIDMVACGEYHTCAVTLSGDLYTWGDGSLNCGLLGHGSEASHWIPKRVGGPLDGLQVSFVSCGPWHTALLASPGRLFTFGDGTFGALGHGSRSNTSIPREVEALKGMQILRVACGAWHTAAVVEVNSESPNSGRSSQTLAGNLFTWGDGEKGRLGHGDNNSRLIPQCIASLVGTSFTRVACGNDFTVGLTSSGQVYAMGASVSDGKFPTRVKGDITDSCVEEIACGSHHVVVLTSKAEVYTWGKGANGQLGHGDNADRSMPTLVKFFKDKQVKSITCGSNFTAVICLHKWISGADNSSCSGCHIPFNFIRKRHNCYNCGLVFCKACSSRKSLKASLAPSTNKPYRVCDDCFTKLQKAADTAAVLRNVKTGGSPYKPSESTEKETGVPRLPGNASRLSSAESFKSDRSSAVKCESNDNRVFPLQNGNIQRPSISSKSPTSPFGSSQNFLSFFLPDSRLFSRSPSPVLGKSSLRSTTPSPSSSLTLRTSEVTPDDMRIGGNDSLSLEVRSLKAQVEKLTSKTQVLEAKLARKSKQLKEMNARAADEAEKSKAAKEVIKSLTAQLKEMAERVPVEQLASSNLDANEQMASEISCPSNRSSVASAASPTSDFSDNSSTLPLSNGTTVQGQKLERVIQDEPGVYITLVSLPNGVNELRRVRFSRKHFTEDQAEKWWAENGTRVCERYNIKTVL